A genomic region of Mus musculus strain C57BL/6J chromosome 7, GRCm38.p6 C57BL/6J contains the following coding sequences:
- the Kcnj14 gene encoding ATP-sensitive inward rectifier potassium channel 14: MGLARALRRLSGALEPGNSRAGDEEEAGAGLCRNGWAPGPVAGSRRRGRFVKKDGHCNVRFVNLGGQGARYLSDLFTTCVDVRWRWMCLLFSCSFLASWLLFGLTFWLIASLHGDLAAPPPPAPCFSQVASFLAAFLFALETQTSIGYGVRSVTEECPAAVAAVVLQCIAGCVLDAFVVGAVMAKMAKPKKRNETLVFSENAVVALRDHRLCLMWRVGNLRRSHLVEAHVRAQLLQPRVTPEGEYIPLDHQDVDVGFDGGTDRIFLVSPITIVHEIDSASPLYELGRAELARADFELVVILEGMVEATAMTTQCRSSYLPGELLWGHRFEPVLFQRGSQYEVDYRHFHRTYEVPGTPVCSAKELDERAEQASHSPKSSFPGSLTAFCYENELALSCCQEEDEEEDTKEGTSAETPERAASPQALTPTLALTLPP, encoded by the exons ATGGGCCTGGCTAGGGCCCTGCGCCGCCTGAGCGGCGCGCTGGAGCCAGGAAACAGTCGAGCTGGGGATGAGGAAGAGGCGGGGGCCGGACTGTGCCGCAATGGGTGGGCTCCTGGACCGGTAGCTGGGAGCCGGCGCCGCGGGCGCTTCGTCAAAAAAGATGGGCACTGCAATGTGCGCTTCGTGAATCTGGGCGGCCAGGGCGCGCGCTACCTAAGTGACCTGTTCACCACATGTGTGGACGTGCGCTGGCGCTGGATGTGCCTGCTCTTCTCCTGTTCCTTCCTCGCCTCCTGGTTGCTCTTCGGCCTGACCTTCTGGCTCATCGCCTCGCTGCACGGCGACCTAGCTGCCCCACCGCCACCGGCTCCCTGTTTCTCGCAAGTGGCcagcttcctggctgccttcctcTTTGCACTGGAGACACAGACGTCCATAGGCTATGGTGTGCGCAGCGTCACCGAGGAGTGTCCAGCTGCTGTGGCCGCTGTGGTGCTGCAGTGCATCGCAGGCTGTGTGCTCGACGCCTTCGTCGTGGGTGCAGTTATGGCCAAGATGGCCAAGCCCAAGAAACGCAACGAGACACTAGTCTTCAGTGAGAACGCAGTGGTGGCTCTGCGAGACCACCGTCTCTGCCTCATGTGGCGGGTGGGCAACCTGCGACGCAGTCACCTGGTGGAAGCTCACGTGCGGGCCCAGCTGCTGCAG CCCCGTGTGACCCCCGAGGGTGAGTACATCCCACTGGACCACCAGGATGTAGATGTTGGTTTTGATGGAGGCACTGATCGCATCTTCCTCGTCTCCCCCATTACCATTGTGCATGAGATTGACTCTGCCAGTCCACTGTATGAGCTGGGGCGGGCCGAGCTGGCCCGGGCTGACTTTGAGCTGGTGGTCATTCTTGAAGGTATGGTTGAGGCCACAGCCATGACTACACAGTGCCGCTCATCTTACCTCCCAGGTGAGCTGCTCTGGGGACATCGCTTCGAGCCGGTCCTCTTCCAGCGTGGCTCCCAGTATGAGGTTGACTATCGCCACTTCCATCGAACATATGAGGTCCCAGGGACACCAGTCTGCAGTGCCAAGGAGCTGGATGAACGGGCAGAGCAGGCTTCCCACAGCCCTAAGTCAAGTTTCCCTGGCTCCCTCACTGCATTTTGTTATGAGAATGAACTTGCTCTGAGCTGCTgccaggaggaagatgaggaggaggacacTAAGGAGGGGACTTCAGCAGAGACCCCAGAGAGGGCTGCCAGCCCCCAAGCTCTTACACCAACCCTGGCTCTGACCCTGCCTCCATGA